TTAATACTTGAAAGGCCTGAGGCCAAAGATGCCAAATCTGATAGTAGTCAATAATCCAAAAGACTGGACATTTCAAATTCCGGGAGTGGAGCTTGTGTCTGCCCGTTCCTATTTGACAGGTGAAACTTACAGTCAGATGCGCAACGCAAGGGTGTTCAATCTATGTAAATCTTACCGGTACCAGAGCATGGGTTACTATGTCTCTCTTCTGGCATCGGCCCGCGGGCATAAACCGCTGCCCAATATCACCACAATTCAGGATCTCAAGTCACAGACCCTGATCCGTTTTGTAGATGATGATCTCGATGAACTGATACAGAAGTCTCTGGCGCATATAAAAGGAGATTCTTACAATCTGGATATCTACTTTGGCAGGAATATTTCCAGATGTTATGACAGGCTGGCGCTTCAGCTTTACAATCTTTTTCCTGCTCCGCTTCTGAAAGCGGAATTTGTGCGTAACAAGGAGGTCTGGCATCTGCAGAATATCGATCCGATCTCCACCGGTGAAATTCCTCCGGAGAATCATCATTTTCTTGTCGAGGTTGCAACCTGGCATTTTTCCGGAAGAGGTGTGAGCACGGTAAAACGCAAGGCCCAGCGCTATGATCTGGCTATTTTATGGGATCCCAAGGAGGAAGAGGGGCCATCAAACGAGAAGGCGATAAAAAAGTTTGTTTCTGCCGGGGAAGCACTCGGGTTTCACTCCGAGGTGATCGGCAGGGATGATTTCGGGAGTCTTGCCGAATTTGATGCTCTTTTCATAAGAGAAACAACAAGTGTCAATCATCACACTTATCGTTTTGCAAGAAGAGCCAAAGCTGAGGGGCTGGTGGTAGTGGATGATCCTGAATCGATTCTCAAGTGCTCCAATAAGGTCTATCTGGCTGAACTGCTCGATCATCACAATATCCCTACCCCCCGCACCAGTATAGTTCATAAAGAGACCCTGGATATGGTTTTAAAGGAAATCGGTTTTCCCTGTGTCCTGAAGCAGCCTGACAGCGCCTTTTCTCAGGGAGTAATGAAAGTTGATACAGAAGAGCAGTTCCAGGCTGAAGCCTGCCGGATGCTTTCGAAATCGGATCTGGTAGTAGTTCAGGAGTATGCTCCTACCGATTTTGACTGGAGGGTGGGGGTTTTTGATCAGAAGCCTCTTTTTGTCTGTAAATACTATATGGTGAAGAATCACTGGCAGGTGATAAAGAGGGATTCAGTCGGCAGAAAAAGGGAGGGACGTTTTGAAACTATTCCGGTTGAGTTAGCTCCGTATCAGGTAGTAAGGACCGCTCTTAAAGCTGCCAACCTTATCGGAGATGGTCTTTACGGAGTAGACATAAAACAGATCGGCAAGACCAGCTATGTCATGGAGATAAACGACAACCCCAATATCGATGCAGGTATTGAAGATCATGTGTCCAAAGGAACCCTTTATGAACGCATTATGGAGGTCTTCCTGCGGAGAATAATCAATAGTAAAAACGGCCTGGTTTACTACTGATTCCATATTCTTTTTATGTTTCATCTTTTTGAAAAATATGGAATAGAGCTGGAGTACATGATAGTTGACAGGGACACTCTCAGAGTGCTTCCGTCCAGCGATTTTGTGATGGAGAAAGCCTGTGGGAAGATCACAGATGAACTGCCCAGAGGAGAGATCTCCTGGTCAAATGAACTGGTGCTTCATGTAATTGAGTACAAGACAGCTTACCCGGTTTCCTCCTTTGAAAACCTCGGGGCTCATTTCCTGAAATCGATATCTGATACCAACCAGATCCTCGAGGAGATCAACGGCTGCCTTCTTCCGGGCCCGATGCATCCGTTTATGGACCCCTTTACAGAGATGCATCTCTGGCCCCATGCCTGTAATGCGGTTTACGAGGCCTTTGACCGGATATTCTCATGTAAAGGGCATGGATGGGCTAACCTGCAGAGCATGCATATCAACCTGTCGTTTGCCGGTGATGAGGAATTTGGAAGACTGCATGCGGCTATCCGTATGGTGCTGCCGATTATTCCCGCTCTTTCTGCCGGTTCTCCTGTTGTGGATGGAAAGGTGAGCGGATTTTCAGATACCCGCATGGAGGTTTACAGGCATAACTCGGAAAAAATCCGCTCTATTACAGGAGATTTAATACCGGAACCGGTTTTTTCCGAGGAAGAGTACCAGGATGTGATTCTGAAGCCTGTTTACAGGGACCTTGCTCAGTATGATCCTGAGGGCATACTGCAGGAGGAATGGGTAAATGCCAGGGGAGCGATTGCCCGGTTTGACCGTAACACAATTGAGATAAGGGTCATAGATGCGCAGGAGACGCCTTTTGCGGATCTGGCTATAGCATCTGCTGTTACAGGGGTAGTTAAACTTCTGGTAGATGAGGAACTTTGCTCTTTTCAGGAGCAGAAAGAATGGGCCACAGATCCGCTCAAGAAGATTTTCCTGGACACGATCAGAGGCGGGGAGAATTCAATAATCGACAATTCGGATTATCTCGAAAGTATGGGTATTCCGGAGAAGACTGCCACTGCGGGAAGTGTCTGGAAACATCTGGTAAAGAAGCTTTTTTTGCATCAGAGCGGATCGATTTCCACATATTATCCGTTTCTTGAGACTATTCTCACAGAGGGCACGCTTTCAACAAGGATTCTACGTGCTGCGGCAGGAAATACAGGGAGAGAAAATATCAAAAGGGTTTATCGGGCTTTAAGCGAATGTCTTAAAAATGGAAAGATGTTCAGTGATAAGCCGGATTTAAAATAATTCAATTGATATAGCTTCAATAGTGACCGTTTAACTAAAATGTTTACAGTTTAGAATTAACGGAAGATGTGTATTGTTTTTTATTGCCGATACACTTTTACTTCCACGTCATTCCTTCGGAAGCATGAAACCGGGAATTATGACCTGTATGCCTGTTTTCACAGGCATGACGCACTGAGTAGACAGATGTTCATTGCAAGCAGCACTCTTACCTTCATGTCATTCCCGAGAAATCGGGAATCCAGTCTTCACGATTCATAATTTCTGGATGTCTGTTTTCACAGACATGACGCTCCGGGGTGACGGGTGTTCTTTACAAGCAACATCTTTACCTCTACGCCATTCCTGAGGAAGCATGAATCCAGGCATGAGTGGAAGAATGTATTTTCAATGGTGGAACTCCTGATTATTTAATAACAGCCGTTAAGAAAAGAGGAAACAGGGTGTTTTCAAGAAACAGGAAATGGGCAGTTCAGGCATTCAAATCGCTTCTTTTTACAGTGGTCTTCTATCGTTTTGCCCGGTTTTTTCTTAAAATGGCTGAAAAGCAGGCGGGTAAACCGGAGAAGAAGAAAGCGGAAAAGAAATGAATTACTCTCCTGTCAATCTTTCCTCTTTATGTTCCTTGAAGTTGATTATAAATTTCGTGTCAATTTTCTCGATCTGCTGGTAGAATCCCTCGAACCCTGCTTCGATAAATTGCTCTTTTGTCCTCTCGTATTCATCGGGATTGAGAGTTGTGTCGATTTCCGGAAATTTAGATGTTTTGTAAAGTGGTCGGTACTGAGCCATAAGGCTTACGGTAATGTCAATGGGATCAAAGCTGGTTTTCAGAAAAGAAAGCACATTTTCACTCGAGAGGGTGTTTCCGGGGAGAACCAGGTGGCGGATGCAGAGGCCGCGCCAGGCGATCCCATCGCTGTCCACTTTTAGCGGCCCTGTCTGGCGGAACATCTCTTTTATGGCGTTCTGGTTGACCTGCGGGTAATCTTCCGCATGTGAGTATTTTCGTGCTGCCTCTTTGTCGCCGTATTTCATGTCGGGCAGGTAAATATCTATGATACCATCCAGCATGGAAATAACCGATGGAGACTCATATCCGCTGCAGTTGTAAACAATGGGTATCCGCAGGCCATCTGTGGTTGCGATACGCAAAGCGCGCACTATCCATGGCAGAAAATGAGTCGCAGTGACAAGGTTGATATTATGGCATCCAAGCTCCTGCAAATGGATCATCTTTTTCGCGAGATCGTTTATGGAATAAACACTGCCCTCATTTTCCTGGGAAATCTGATAGTTTTGGCAAAAACAGCATCTCAATGAGCAGTGTGAGAAGAAAATCGTGCCCGAACCTCTTGTACCAGAGATTGGCGGCTCCTCGCCATGATGGGGAAAGATGCTTGAAATCACCAGTTCACCAGGTGCGCCGCAATATCCTTTTCGGTTTTCGAATCTGTTGACTCCGCATAGGCGGGGGCAGAGAGCACAGTTCCGTGCTGCTTTATCGATTCGTTCTATACGGTTTTCCCAGTCCTTATCTGAGAGGTATGAACAGGAGCAGATGTGTTCAGCCATAATTTTTGTCAGGTATAATTGTTTGTTTTCCGATCAAAATATACGTTTCTCCTCCACTGTTTGTTTCCCAAATCGATATCGGTATCGGCATCGGAATCGGTATCGAAAAGGATTACTTTCGGGATAAGCAAAAGGTTGGTTTATCATTTTAACGAGACCTCGGGGAATAGCCTTTCAAACTGAAAGTATCATCTCACAAAATCACAGTAAGTTGTATTCCTCCGGATTCTCCGAAATTATCATCAATGCTATGACCCTTGGGATGTACTCATTTGTCTCCTCTGCCAGTATTCCCATTCTGTAAATGTACCAGAAGTCTCTGTTCCTGAGGGGATCCTCTATTTTTCTGAGTGCGTTCATGATTCTTCCTTCACCTGCATTGTAGGCTGCCATACAGAGCATGACAGAGCTTTTTGATCCGAAGATTCCGATCAGTTCCCGGAAATATTCAGCCGCTGCCAGGGTGGACTTTTCAGGATCTATGCGTTGATCAAGGGTTTCATTTACTATAAGTCCGAAGCGACGTGCAGTGTTGGGCATTAGCTGCCAGATTCCTCTGGCACCTGCGGAACTGGTTGCCAGAGGATCAAATCCGCTCTCGAGCATCGCGATATAAGCCAGTTCTGTGGGCAGTTTTTTCTCGCTGAATATCCTGTGGATCATCGGGAAGAAAAGATCTCTGCGTTTCATAAATTTCCGGATAAGATTCTTTTGTGCTCCAGTAAAGACATCGATGTGATATCTTACCCTTTCAACCATCTCTTCGGGTATGAAATAATCCGTTTCTCCGTATCTTTTCAGGATATCATCGATTTTTCTCTCCAGGGGATCAGAATAATAACCCTGAAAATCATGGTCATCAAAGCGGTTTCTCAGTGTCGAGAGTGCTTTCTGTTTGGTTTCTATATCGGAGATCAGTTTTTCCAGTCTCTCTCTGTTTCCGGGTCCTTTCTTGATTTCAGATATTTTCTTATCGTACATTGCTATCTCGGTTTTCAGCGCTTTTGCCTCATCGAGAAGTGTTTTGTACTGGTGTGCTCGTATAGCGAAAAAGGATATAAGCACTGCTGCCACAATAAGAACTGTCGAGAAAATGTAAAGCAGTTTTTTTCTTCCGGAATTTGCGGCGAG
Above is a window of Fibrobacter sp. DNA encoding:
- a CDS encoding RimK family protein produces the protein MPNLIVVNNPKDWTFQIPGVELVSARSYLTGETYSQMRNARVFNLCKSYRYQSMGYYVSLLASARGHKPLPNITTIQDLKSQTLIRFVDDDLDELIQKSLAHIKGDSYNLDIYFGRNISRCYDRLALQLYNLFPAPLLKAEFVRNKEVWHLQNIDPISTGEIPPENHHFLVEVATWHFSGRGVSTVKRKAQRYDLAILWDPKEEEGPSNEKAIKKFVSAGEALGFHSEVIGRDDFGSLAEFDALFIRETTSVNHHTYRFARRAKAEGLVVVDDPESILKCSNKVYLAELLDHHNIPTPRTSIVHKETLDMVLKEIGFPCVLKQPDSAFSQGVMKVDTEEQFQAEACRMLSKSDLVVVQEYAPTDFDWRVGVFDQKPLFVCKYYMVKNHWQVIKRDSVGRKREGRFETIPVELAPYQVVRTALKAANLIGDGLYGVDIKQIGKTSYVMEINDNPNIDAGIEDHVSKGTLYERIMEVFLRRIINSKNGLVYY
- a CDS encoding glutamate--cysteine ligase translates to MFHLFEKYGIELEYMIVDRDTLRVLPSSDFVMEKACGKITDELPRGEISWSNELVLHVIEYKTAYPVSSFENLGAHFLKSISDTNQILEEINGCLLPGPMHPFMDPFTEMHLWPHACNAVYEAFDRIFSCKGHGWANLQSMHINLSFAGDEEFGRLHAAIRMVLPIIPALSAGSPVVDGKVSGFSDTRMEVYRHNSEKIRSITGDLIPEPVFSEEEYQDVILKPVYRDLAQYDPEGILQEEWVNARGAIARFDRNTIEIRVIDAQETPFADLAIASAVTGVVKLLVDEELCSFQEQKEWATDPLKKIFLDTIRGGENSIIDNSDYLESMGIPEKTATAGSVWKHLVKKLFLHQSGSISTYYPFLETILTEGTLSTRILRAAAGNTGRENIKRVYRALSECLKNGKMFSDKPDLK
- a CDS encoding radical SAM protein; amino-acid sequence: MAEHICSCSYLSDKDWENRIERIDKAARNCALCPRLCGVNRFENRKGYCGAPGELVISSIFPHHGEEPPISGTRGSGTIFFSHCSLRCCFCQNYQISQENEGSVYSINDLAKKMIHLQELGCHNINLVTATHFLPWIVRALRIATTDGLRIPIVYNCSGYESPSVISMLDGIIDIYLPDMKYGDKEAARKYSHAEDYPQVNQNAIKEMFRQTGPLKVDSDGIAWRGLCIRHLVLPGNTLSSENVLSFLKTSFDPIDITVSLMAQYRPLYKTSKFPEIDTTLNPDEYERTKEQFIEAGFEGFYQQIEKIDTKFIINFKEHKEERLTGE
- a CDS encoding transglycosylase SLT domain-containing protein, whose product is MSFIYLQMTGSNGQKYLLPDGVTGIGRNSQNSIQIDTSYKNVSGHHAIIYKTAQRIIIQDLQSTNGTFVNGKRITEQELQINDELGLGMTGPRFKLIESQYPPGCEEAEEITFPADQPSPSVESPEEQLVTMTGEIEYKILKKELASEDMRKLLDNRKRLSRIIERGRIGQTQSILLKSAFLAANSGRKKLLYIFSTVLIVAAVLISFFAIRAHQYKTLLDEAKALKTEIAMYDKKISEIKKGPGNRERLEKLISDIETKQKALSTLRNRFDDHDFQGYYSDPLERKIDDILKRYGETDYFIPEEMVERVRYHIDVFTGAQKNLIRKFMKRRDLFFPMIHRIFSEKKLPTELAYIAMLESGFDPLATSSAGARGIWQLMPNTARRFGLIVNETLDQRIDPEKSTLAAAEYFRELIGIFGSKSSVMLCMAAYNAGEGRIMNALRKIEDPLRNRDFWYIYRMGILAEETNEYIPRVIALMIISENPEEYNLL